The Leptospira barantonii genome includes a region encoding these proteins:
- a CDS encoding TolC family protein produces MRLHADVSSQLDVQGIVGLAEKNSPLLLSLNADLEALFYQRKQQGKTQNPSLTLDYGQRSAANESGSEYALQFEQPVYFPGKKELRQLLVDNDSRIKEIQLAEASNSIRFNAIKFAYRYLVSAGKKNHVKERLRRLSILESYIRARPFITPQAKTDLFIIQRRVLALRKHFNDLELDANKQYEAMNLYLMLEAVPSLRIPFFSEGVKFDFNDLQTKAIARNLTLMAAKGEIERAKTELNLANLEKYPDYSIISQVGEDKSGVANRFYDFGLKFRIPVWDQFQNKISAAEVNIKSKQGILHHQENLVKTAFKQAFLDYEQSKINLKLFNLSKLDDIESDLIYADVEFKKGRILMMSYLELENQLHETHHAILDAQIAHIEALLNLLHITNEKEIIGTFKHAVQTFEYQLK; encoded by the coding sequence GTGAGTTCGCAATTGGACGTACAAGGCATCGTGGGTCTGGCGGAAAAAAATTCTCCCCTGCTTCTTTCGTTGAACGCGGATTTGGAAGCTCTTTTTTATCAACGCAAACAACAGGGCAAAACGCAAAACCCTTCGTTGACTTTGGATTACGGACAAAGAAGCGCCGCGAACGAAAGCGGTTCCGAATATGCGCTTCAATTCGAACAACCCGTGTATTTTCCCGGAAAGAAGGAGCTTCGTCAGCTTCTTGTGGATAACGATTCGAGAATCAAGGAGATTCAACTTGCGGAAGCGAGCAACTCCATTCGGTTCAACGCGATCAAGTTCGCTTATCGTTATTTGGTTTCTGCGGGTAAAAAAAATCACGTTAAGGAACGTTTGAGAAGATTGTCGATCTTGGAAAGTTATATCCGAGCGAGACCGTTCATCACTCCTCAGGCGAAGACGGATCTTTTTATCATTCAAAGAAGGGTCTTGGCGCTCAGAAAACATTTCAACGACCTGGAATTGGATGCGAACAAACAATACGAAGCGATGAACTTGTATCTGATGTTGGAAGCGGTTCCTTCTTTGAGGATTCCGTTTTTTTCGGAAGGAGTTAAGTTTGATTTTAACGATCTTCAAACGAAGGCGATCGCAAGAAATCTAACGTTGATGGCGGCAAAGGGAGAAATCGAACGAGCCAAGACGGAACTCAATCTTGCAAACTTGGAAAAGTATCCGGACTATTCCATCATCAGTCAGGTAGGCGAGGATAAATCGGGGGTTGCCAACCGATTTTACGACTTCGGTTTAAAATTTAGAATTCCGGTATGGGATCAGTTTCAGAATAAGATTTCCGCCGCCGAGGTCAATATAAAGTCCAAACAAGGAATTCTTCATCATCAGGAGAATCTTGTAAAGACCGCGTTCAAACAGGCTTTTCTGGATTACGAACAATCGAAGATCAATCTTAAACTCTTCAATCTTTCCAAGTTAGACGACATCGAAAGCGATCTGATTTACGCGGACGTCGAGTTCAAAAAGGGAAGAATTCTGATGATGAGTTATCTCGAATTGGAGAATCAGCTTCACGAAACACATCACGCGATTTTGGACGCGCAGATCGCTCATATAGAAGCTCTTCTCAATCTTCTCCATATCACCAACGAAAAAGAAATCATAGGAACTTTTAAACATGCTGTCCAGACTTTTGAATATCAGCTTAAATAA
- a CDS encoding lipase family alpha/beta hydrolase has protein sequence MRKVNLRILLAVAFLITNVTYASGGGSSSKPLSGSYPIVLAHGTLGWGNGSTITDYWGGNAAYLRNQGATVFTPTVTSLESSSARATQLKTQILAGLAANNYTGKIHLIGHSQGGLDSRYMIANLGMGSKIASLTTLNTPHYGSPIANIMYSVIPSWALPYVSTIVGSVVQVVLGQSNQNASAALKMFTTANLQTFNANTPNNGSVKYFSYGSTISVPDLIQHPLMGLLQPICAIGGPFYGLSIANDGVVPDSSQRWGTWKGGPSIPLLTTGIDHLEAPNTLYLGQLWYDSNAYFLKMASNAKSNQ, from the coding sequence ATGAGAAAAGTGAATTTGAGAATTTTGTTAGCTGTAGCGTTTTTAATAACGAACGTTACGTATGCATCCGGTGGGGGCTCTTCCAGCAAACCTCTTTCCGGCAGTTATCCAATCGTCCTCGCACACGGGACTCTGGGCTGGGGAAACGGCTCCACAATCACAGACTACTGGGGTGGAAATGCCGCTTACTTAAGAAACCAAGGCGCAACCGTATTTACTCCGACGGTTACTTCGCTTGAATCCAGCTCCGCAAGAGCGACTCAACTTAAGACTCAAATCTTAGCGGGACTTGCGGCAAACAATTACACCGGAAAGATCCATCTCATCGGACATTCTCAAGGTGGATTGGATTCCCGTTATATGATCGCAAACCTCGGAATGGGAAGTAAGATCGCTTCCTTAACTACTTTGAACACTCCTCACTACGGAAGCCCGATCGCAAACATCATGTATTCCGTAATTCCAAGTTGGGCGTTGCCTTACGTTTCGACAATCGTTGGATCCGTGGTTCAAGTCGTTCTGGGTCAATCCAATCAAAACGCTTCTGCGGCCTTGAAGATGTTTACTACCGCAAATCTCCAAACGTTTAATGCGAACACTCCGAACAACGGTTCCGTGAAGTATTTCTCTTACGGTTCCACAATTTCAGTTCCGGATCTGATCCAACATCCTCTGATGGGATTGTTGCAACCTATCTGCGCGATCGGTGGACCTTTCTACGGATTGAGCATCGCAAACGACGGTGTGGTTCCTGATTCTTCTCAAAGATGGGGAACTTGGAAAGGTGGACCTTCTATTCCTCTCTTAACTACCGGGATCGATCACTTGGAAGCGCCTAACACGCTTTATCTGGGTCAACTCTGGTATGATTCCAACGCTTATTTCTTGAAAATGGCGTCCAACGCAAAGAGCAATCAATAA
- a CDS encoding efflux RND transporter permease subunit yields the protein MLSRLLNISLNNPILSSGIVFSLFVYSFFTLKEVPIDAVPDITNTQVIVIAKTGSLDPEQVEKVVTFPLETELMGMPNLIDVRSVSKFGLSNISLIFKENTDIYQARSMVLERIASAKEKLPKGIAPTIVPNTTGLGEIFFYTVEAKPGSKLASLPEKDRLLYLRTIQDYTVRPQLKALVPGIVEVDSNGGYEKEIHIDLNPFKMKTWGITIDQLIGELSTIGESFGGGFIENDGKVAIVRAYGIKKNLNSLSEVAVRRTLTGSPIRVGDIAEVKEHGKQRLGGASSEGKEIVLGTAMMLRGENSYQVNADLNKAVSNLNLPEDVQVRVLLERSFLIHSTIRTVLRNLSEGAILVVLTLFFILFNIKASIIVAMIIPGSMLLTAIFMKIFGISANLMSLGAIDFGLLVDASIVITENVLTRFERENILSKEDKIKTILSASLEVLKPVSFGVVVIMLVYVPILTLDGIPGKMFRPMAETVLLALGFSLLLAVFFLPPLLYFFVTPTNGHKANEKIKKGRIVTLYETYLPILLDKPKPIILGSLAFFILTLFVYFRMGTVFLPKLMEGDLMLVIVREGDISTEESLKEQKEVEILLMGMPEVKSVFSRIGTSSVANDPMGTFNADTFIILKKESLNDLMKSDNWENFLNRIHQKVQDRFPSSELTLSQPLEARFNELLEGSRADISVRILGKNLNTLLDLQGSLKETLHKIPGAAEVELDPIMALRKSTVIDIAPDPSKLKYYNVSLPLFNSVVEASMSGFELGGYYEEEVRFPIKIWLSEDFRNRESEISDIGVGTADGGMIPIKLLASIEKKDKVMTISRNKSRRFVAVSVNLRGRDLEGFYSEAKEKISGMNIPSGYSVFWGGQIENLAKAKEKLSVILPATFLMIFVVLYLGLKSVRQALLVFFCVPFALTGGIWFLFLRGMDLSVSAFVGCIALSGIAVLNGLVKLDTIHRIREDRNLSVRDAVLEGATSRIRPVIMTALVASFGFIPMAFGSGLGSEVQKPLATVVIGGIVSSTILTLVILPVFYYWMEKNSEN from the coding sequence ATGCTGTCCAGACTTTTGAATATCAGCTTAAATAATCCGATTCTCTCCTCGGGAATTGTTTTTTCTCTATTCGTTTATTCCTTCTTCACTTTGAAGGAGGTTCCGATCGACGCGGTTCCGGACATCACCAACACACAAGTGATTGTGATCGCAAAGACCGGTTCCTTGGATCCCGAACAAGTCGAGAAGGTGGTCACCTTTCCTCTCGAAACGGAGTTGATGGGAATGCCGAATCTGATCGATGTTCGTTCCGTATCTAAATTCGGATTATCTAATATATCTTTGATCTTTAAGGAGAACACGGATATTTATCAGGCCCGAAGTATGGTTTTGGAAAGAATCGCAAGCGCAAAGGAAAAACTTCCTAAAGGGATCGCGCCTACGATCGTACCGAATACTACCGGTCTCGGTGAAATTTTCTTTTATACGGTCGAGGCGAAACCCGGAAGTAAACTCGCGTCCCTTCCCGAGAAAGATCGTTTGCTTTATCTGAGAACGATTCAGGATTACACGGTTCGTCCTCAGTTGAAAGCGCTCGTTCCCGGAATTGTGGAAGTGGATTCCAACGGAGGATATGAGAAGGAAATTCATATCGATCTGAATCCTTTCAAGATGAAAACTTGGGGAATCACGATCGATCAGTTGATCGGAGAATTGTCCACGATCGGTGAAAGTTTCGGCGGTGGTTTTATCGAAAACGACGGAAAGGTCGCGATCGTTCGCGCATACGGAATCAAAAAGAATTTGAATTCTCTTTCCGAAGTCGCCGTACGAAGAACGTTAACCGGTTCTCCGATACGAGTAGGAGATATCGCGGAGGTTAAGGAACACGGCAAACAACGATTAGGCGGCGCAAGTTCCGAAGGAAAAGAGATCGTGTTGGGAACCGCGATGATGTTGCGCGGAGAAAACAGTTATCAAGTCAACGCGGATTTGAACAAGGCCGTTTCCAATCTGAATCTGCCGGAGGACGTTCAGGTTCGGGTTTTACTGGAAAGATCCTTTCTGATTCATTCCACGATTCGAACCGTACTTCGAAACCTTTCCGAAGGTGCGATTTTGGTCGTGCTTACCTTGTTTTTTATTCTCTTCAACATCAAGGCCTCGATCATCGTCGCGATGATCATACCCGGATCGATGTTGTTGACCGCGATCTTTATGAAGATCTTCGGAATCTCCGCGAATCTCATGAGTTTGGGAGCGATCGACTTCGGGCTTCTCGTGGACGCTTCGATCGTCATTACCGAAAACGTTCTGACTCGCTTCGAAAGGGAAAATATTCTTAGCAAAGAAGACAAGATCAAAACGATTCTAAGCGCGTCCTTGGAGGTTTTAAAACCCGTTTCATTCGGGGTCGTTGTGATTATGCTCGTGTATGTTCCGATCTTAACATTAGACGGAATACCGGGAAAGATGTTTAGACCGATGGCCGAAACTGTTTTGTTGGCTCTCGGATTCAGTCTTTTGTTGGCTGTGTTCTTTCTTCCTCCTCTTTTGTATTTTTTCGTAACTCCGACAAACGGTCACAAGGCGAACGAAAAGATCAAAAAGGGAAGAATAGTAACGTTGTATGAAACCTATCTTCCGATCCTTCTCGACAAACCGAAACCGATCATACTCGGATCTCTGGCGTTTTTTATTCTCACCTTGTTTGTCTATTTTAGAATGGGAACGGTCTTTCTTCCCAAGTTGATGGAAGGGGACTTGATGCTCGTGATCGTACGGGAAGGGGACATCAGCACGGAAGAGAGTTTGAAGGAACAAAAGGAGGTGGAAATTCTTTTGATGGGAATGCCCGAAGTCAAAAGTGTCTTTTCCAGAATCGGAACGAGTTCCGTAGCAAACGATCCGATGGGAACGTTCAACGCGGATACGTTCATCATTCTTAAAAAAGAATCTCTGAACGACCTGATGAAATCGGACAATTGGGAGAATTTTTTAAACCGAATTCACCAAAAGGTTCAAGATCGATTCCCGAGTTCCGAGTTGACGCTGAGTCAACCTTTGGAAGCGAGATTCAACGAACTTCTCGAGGGAAGCAGGGCGGATATCAGCGTAAGAATTCTCGGTAAGAATTTAAACACTCTTTTGGATCTTCAAGGTTCGTTGAAGGAAACCTTACACAAGATTCCGGGCGCGGCGGAAGTGGAACTCGATCCGATCATGGCGCTCAGAAAGTCCACCGTAATCGACATAGCTCCCGATCCGAGTAAATTAAAATATTATAATGTATCTCTTCCGTTGTTCAACAGCGTGGTCGAAGCGTCCATGAGCGGATTCGAACTCGGAGGATATTACGAGGAAGAGGTTCGATTTCCGATTAAAATCTGGCTCTCCGAAGACTTTAGAAACAGAGAATCAGAGATATCGGATATAGGAGTGGGGACCGCGGACGGAGGAATGATTCCGATCAAACTACTCGCGTCGATCGAAAAAAAAGACAAGGTCATGACGATCTCCCGGAATAAGTCCAGAAGATTCGTTGCGGTATCCGTCAACCTCCGAGGAAGAGATCTCGAAGGATTTTATTCCGAAGCCAAGGAAAAAATATCGGGTATGAATATTCCGAGCGGTTATTCGGTTTTTTGGGGCGGACAAATCGAAAACTTAGCCAAGGCAAAGGAAAAGTTATCCGTGATTCTCCCCGCGACGTTTCTTATGATCTTTGTGGTTTTGTATCTCGGACTGAAATCGGTTCGACAAGCCTTGCTCGTATTCTTCTGTGTTCCGTTCGCGTTGACGGGAGGGATTTGGTTTCTCTTTTTGAGAGGAATGGACCTGAGCGTTTCCGCATTCGTAGGATGTATCGCGTTATCCGGAATCGCTGTCTTAAACGGGCTTGTTAAGCTGGATACGATTCACAGGATCCGAGAAGATAGAAATCTTTCGGTAAGAGACGCGGTGCTTGAAGGAGCGACGAGCAGAATTCGACCCGTGATCATGACGGCATTGGTTGCTTCTTTCGGTTTTATACCGATGGCCTTCGGTTCCGGACTCGGATCGGAGGTGCAGAAGCCGTTGGCAACCGTGGTTATCGGAGGAATCGTTTCGTCCACGATTTTGACCCTCGTGATTCTCCCCGTTTTTTACTATTGGATGGAAAAGAATTCAGAAAATTAG
- a CDS encoding lipase family alpha/beta hydrolase — translation MKSVMRILSVSLVFLLTSVLSASGGGSSGKALSGSYPIVLAHGLFGWGNNSTVIDYWGGNAAYLTGQGAVVLTPSVTALNSSASRASQLKTAILTAMAANNYTGKVHIIGHSQGGLDARYMVSNLSMSSKVASVTTLNTPHQGSPIANIVLAVIPSWALPYVSTIIDALAGVVYGDSSQNATAALKLLTTDGAKTFNASAPNVSGVKYFSYGSTISVADLVQHPAMGLLQPICAIGAPFYGMSVANDGVVPDSSQRWGTWKGGPSIPLLTTGIDHLEATNALYLGQLWYDTNAYFLKMASNAKSNQ, via the coding sequence ATGAAAAGTGTGATGAGAATATTAAGTGTTTCGCTTGTTTTTCTGTTAACAAGTGTGTTGTCCGCATCCGGCGGTGGTTCTTCCGGGAAAGCTCTTTCGGGAAGTTATCCGATCGTTCTGGCTCACGGCTTGTTCGGTTGGGGAAACAATTCTACCGTGATCGACTATTGGGGTGGAAATGCGGCGTATCTAACGGGTCAAGGCGCGGTCGTTTTAACTCCGTCCGTTACTGCGTTGAACTCCAGTGCAAGCAGAGCTTCTCAATTAAAAACCGCAATCCTCACGGCGATGGCCGCGAACAATTATACCGGGAAGGTTCATATCATCGGACATTCTCAAGGTGGACTGGATGCGCGTTATATGGTTTCCAACCTTTCCATGAGTAGCAAGGTCGCAAGTGTGACCACTCTCAACACTCCTCACCAAGGAAGTCCGATCGCAAACATCGTTTTGGCAGTGATCCCGAGCTGGGCTCTTCCATACGTTTCCACGATCATCGATGCTCTTGCAGGAGTGGTTTACGGAGATTCCAGCCAAAACGCAACCGCCGCTTTAAAATTGCTCACAACCGACGGAGCGAAAACGTTTAACGCTTCTGCGCCGAACGTTTCCGGAGTGAAGTATTTCTCTTACGGTTCAACGATTAGCGTCGCTGATCTGGTTCAACATCCCGCGATGGGTCTTCTGCAACCGATTTGTGCGATCGGCGCTCCTTTCTACGGAATGAGCGTCGCGAACGACGGTGTGGTTCCGGATTCTTCTCAAAGATGGGGAACTTGGAAAGGCGGACCTTCGATCCCGTTGCTTACCACGGGGATCGACCATTTGGAAGCGACAAACGCGCTTTATCTAGGTCAACTCTGGTATGACACAAACGCTTACTTTTTGAAAATGGCGTCCAACGCAAAATCGAATCAGTAA